A single genomic interval of bacterium harbors:
- the ispE gene encoding 4-(cytidine 5'-diphospho)-2-C-methyl-D-erythritol kinase, translated as MAREFKGIKLRCPAKVNLHLRVLERRPDGYHEIITLMQCVGLFDELEMELAGQSIELSCNHPGLPLGEENLAYRAARLFQEHTRMWPGVKIHLTKRIPIGAGLGGGSSDAAGVLGAMNRLLGDPLEHKELLELASRLGADVPFFLKGGAALARGIGEKLEPMCLRAPLYYVLWYPGWPVSTAWVYQNLDLGLTSRSKEYTIPQLIDRFEDVIAILHNDLETVTAQHYPWVKEAKTRLREAGAEGVLMSGSGPTVFGLFRGESEAKRALEKIVPRDEELLCLTSGLGPEE; from the coding sequence TTGGCAAGGGAATTCAAGGGAATCAAGTTGCGTTGTCCGGCCAAGGTGAATCTACATCTGAGGGTCCTGGAGAGAAGGCCCGACGGTTATCACGAGATCATCACGCTGATGCAATGCGTGGGCCTTTTTGATGAGCTGGAGATGGAGTTGGCAGGCCAAAGCATTGAGCTCTCATGCAACCATCCAGGGCTTCCCTTGGGCGAGGAAAACCTGGCTTACAGGGCTGCCAGGCTTTTCCAGGAGCACACCAGGATGTGGCCAGGAGTAAAGATCCACCTTACCAAGAGGATTCCCATAGGCGCAGGGTTAGGTGGTGGCAGCAGCGATGCGGCTGGTGTCTTGGGGGCAATGAACAGATTGTTGGGAGACCCATTGGAGCACAAAGAACTTCTGGAGCTGGCATCCAGGCTGGGGGCAGATGTGCCATTTTTTCTGAAGGGGGGGGCAGCCCTGGCAAGGGGCATTGGGGAAAAGCTGGAACCCATGTGTTTAAGGGCTCCGTTATACTATGTTCTATGGTATCCGGGTTGGCCTGTGTCCACCGCTTGGGTATACCAAAACTTGGATTTGGGATTGACAAGCAGGTCAAAAGAATATACGATTCCGCAACTTATTGATCGATTCGAAGACGTCATCGCGATCCTTCATAATGATCTTGAGACCGTAACGGCGCAGCATTACCCCTGGGTGAAAGAGGCCAAGACCCGGCTTCGGGAGGCTGGAGCAGAGGGGGTTTTGATGTCCGGAAGCGGTCCCACTGTTTTTGGTTTGTTCAGGGGGGAATCGGAGGCCAAGAGGGCTTTGGAAAAGATAGTTCCCCGAGATGAAGAGCTGCTTTGCCTCACCAGTGGTCTTGGACCAGAAGAGTGA
- the ampD gene encoding 1,6-anhydro-N-acetylmuramyl-L-alanine amidase AmpD, translating into MHSLCLPVPVRWWPSPHFSKGRSSMVDMVVIHAISLPPGVFGTGCIIDLFMGRLDIKAHPSFQGLEGLRVSAHFLIERDGQIHQFVHTDDTAWHAGESQFQGRQGCNDFSVGVELEGDQINSFTDAQYQALEILLVALMRAYPAITPARVVGHNQVAPGRKWDPGPMFDWERLRRALEHSNTLRVQRK; encoded by the coding sequence ATGCACAGTCTTTGCCTCCCTGTACCGGTTCGATGGTGGCCTAGCCCTCATTTCTCAAAGGGCCGCAGCTCCATGGTGGACATGGTAGTGATTCACGCCATAAGTCTTCCGCCAGGGGTATTTGGCACCGGATGTATCATAGATCTCTTCATGGGAAGACTGGATATCAAAGCCCATCCTTCATTTCAAGGACTTGAGGGACTCAGGGTGTCGGCCCATTTTTTGATCGAGAGGGATGGACAAATTCATCAATTTGTACACACGGATGATACGGCCTGGCACGCTGGAGAAAGCCAGTTTCAAGGAAGGCAAGGCTGCAACGATTTCTCTGTGGGTGTGGAGCTAGAGGGAGATCAGATAAACTCCTTCACAGATGCTCAATATCAGGCACTGGAGATCCTTCTGGTAGCTCTCATGAGAGCCTATCCAGCCATAACCCCGGCCAGGGTGGTGGGCCACAACCAGGTGGCTCCTGGCAGGAAGTGGGACCCGGGCCCCATGTTCGATTGGGAAAGACTCAGAAGAGCTTTGGAGCACAGCAACACTTTGCGCGTACAGAGGAAGTGA
- a CDS encoding 50S ribosomal protein L25 has protein sequence MGRIALQAIVRKQTGKGPSRRIRREGLIPAVLYGPHREPLAVAVRPKELKQVLASGENVLVDLSIQDDKGVQSRIAMVKQCDLDPLKNVPRHVDLYEISLEEAIRVEVPLQFVGEPRGVTLGGTLSPLLWSLEVSCLPEKVPHEIKVDCTKLNVGDLLYAKDLVVPEGVKLLTDPSTAVVTVTGRATAEAGTAQPAEPAEA, from the coding sequence ATGGGAAGAATAGCTTTGCAGGCGATCGTCAGGAAACAAACGGGTAAGGGACCTTCCCGCAGGATCAGAAGGGAAGGGCTGATCCCGGCAGTCCTTTACGGACCTCATCGTGAGCCTTTGGCCGTGGCTGTGAGGCCCAAAGAACTGAAACAGGTGCTGGCCTCTGGCGAGAATGTCCTGGTGGATCTCTCCATCCAGGATGACAAAGGGGTGCAGAGTCGTATAGCCATGGTAAAGCAGTGCGATCTGGATCCCTTGAAAAATGTGCCCAGACATGTGGACCTGTACGAGATCTCTTTGGAGGAGGCCATACGAGTGGAGGTTCCCCTCCAGTTTGTAGGGGAACCCAGGGGAGTCACCCTAGGGGGCACTTTGAGCCCGCTTCTTTGGAGTCTGGAGGTTTCCTGCCTCCCAGAGAAGGTACCCCATGAGATTAAGGTGGACTGCACGAAGCTCAATGTGGGGGACCTTCTTTACGCCAAGGACTTGGTGGTGCCGGAAGGGGTCAAGCTCTTGACCGATCCATCCACGGCAGTGGTGACTGTCACAGGCAGGGCCACGGCAGAGGCAGGTACTGCGCAACCAGCCGAGCCAGCCGAAGCCTGA
- a CDS encoding DUF1844 domain-containing protein, with protein MAGEEQGQGFTVRDRRAFSRSEDQGAQESPAREAGAVKGESQGPKRQEARGEPREIPLPQPTFSGFLASFFLPQVLTFLGEIPNPETQQRERNLPMAKYLIDTLGIIQEKTKGNLTSEEQRHLDGLLADLRLLYVKAVKI; from the coding sequence ATGGCAGGGGAGGAACAGGGCCAGGGCTTTACCGTGAGAGATAGAAGGGCTTTTTCCAGGAGTGAAGATCAAGGGGCACAGGAGAGCCCAGCAAGAGAGGCCGGGGCGGTCAAGGGGGAGTCCCAGGGGCCCAAAAGGCAGGAGGCTCGAGGAGAACCCAGGGAAATACCTCTTCCACAGCCTACGTTCTCGGGGTTTCTGGCTTCTTTTTTCCTGCCGCAGGTGCTCACGTTTTTGGGGGAAATCCCCAATCCAGAAACCCAACAAAGAGAGCGAAACCTGCCCATGGCCAAGTACCTGATAGACACCCTGGGTATAATCCAGGAGAAGACAAAGGGCAATCTTACCTCGGAGGAGCAAAGACATCTGGACGGGCTTTTGGCAGATCTGCGCCTGCTTTATGTGAAGGCCGTGAAGATATGA
- a CDS encoding Do family serine endopeptidase codes for MILGNGARYLHGAAATGIALLCLCGSLQASELRRSAVVKAVERASPAVVNVSTEQEIQRRPGMLPGFRGDSLFEEFFRDFLSPFPRGQARTSLGSGVIVDSQGMILTNEHVVQGASSIKVTLSDQREYQARLVGADPPSDLALLVIEAKEKLPVIPMGRSNDLMIGETVIAIGNPFGLSHTVTTGVISALNRSIRTESRVYKDFIQTDAAINPGNSGGPLLNIDGELIGINTAIYQKAQGVGFAIPIDRAKRIMRELMEHGEVHPAWIGVEVQSLEEALARSLGLEGRKGVVVSQVINGGPAQKAGLRKGDLILSVGATKVSSRQEFQEALSAYTGGSQISLRVVRDGRELELKVKAESLSSKDAAKMAEGLLGFTVAAPPAQRRGPREYPNQGVVVKSVEFQSLAHRVGIREGDLIRQVNEKEIRSLEDYQAAMARALRRESVTLLIQRGSYGYYLTLELGGGG; via the coding sequence ATGATCCTAGGGAATGGGGCCAGATATCTTCATGGGGCAGCGGCCACAGGGATTGCATTGCTTTGTCTGTGTGGGAGTTTGCAGGCATCGGAACTGAGGAGAAGCGCAGTTGTCAAAGCAGTGGAGAGAGCCAGCCCGGCTGTAGTGAACGTAAGTACAGAGCAGGAGATCCAAAGGCGTCCGGGAATGCTCCCGGGCTTCAGGGGGGATTCTCTTTTCGAGGAGTTTTTCCGGGATTTCTTGTCTCCTTTTCCCAGGGGCCAGGCCAGAACCAGTCTGGGTTCCGGTGTCATAGTGGATTCCCAAGGCATGATCTTAACCAATGAACATGTGGTCCAGGGGGCCAGTTCCATCAAGGTGACCCTGAGCGACCAGAGGGAATATCAGGCCAGGCTGGTGGGGGCGGATCCTCCATCTGACTTGGCCTTGCTTGTCATAGAGGCCAAGGAAAAACTGCCTGTCATACCCATGGGTCGTTCCAATGATCTCATGATAGGCGAGACGGTCATAGCCATAGGAAATCCATTTGGCCTTTCCCATACCGTGACCACCGGGGTCATAAGCGCTCTGAACCGGTCCATAAGAACCGAGTCCAGGGTGTACAAGGACTTCATTCAAACCGATGCTGCCATCAATCCGGGAAACAGTGGGGGCCCCCTGCTGAACATAGATGGGGAGCTCATAGGCATTAACACGGCCATTTACCAAAAGGCCCAGGGGGTTGGATTCGCCATACCCATAGACAGGGCCAAGCGGATAATGCGGGAACTCATGGAGCATGGAGAGGTGCATCCGGCTTGGATCGGAGTGGAAGTCCAGAGCCTGGAGGAAGCTCTGGCCCGTTCCCTGGGTTTAGAAGGCAGAAAGGGTGTCGTGGTGAGCCAAGTCATAAACGGGGGACCTGCACAGAAGGCAGGGCTCAGAAAAGGAGACCTGATTCTTTCCGTGGGAGCCACCAAGGTCTCCTCGAGGCAGGAGTTCCAGGAGGCGCTCTCAGCCTATACGGGCGGAAGTCAAATCAGCCTGAGGGTGGTCAGGGATGGGCGGGAGTTGGAACTCAAGGTGAAGGCGGAATCCTTGTCTTCCAAGGATGCGGCCAAAATGGCCGAAGGGCTCTTGGGGTTCACGGTGGCTGCTCCACCGGCCCAGAGGAGGGGCCCAAGAGAATACCCGAATCAGGGGGTGGTGGTTAAGAGTGTGGAGTTCCAGAGCCTGGCCCACCGTGTGGGGATTCGGGAAGGGGATCTCATCAGACAGGTCAATGAGAAAGAGATTCGTTCCTTGGAGGATTATCAGGCTGCCATGGCCAGAGCCCTGAGGCGTGAAAGCGTGACCCTGTTGATTCAGAGGGGAAGCTACGGTTACTACCTTACCCTGGAGCTGGGAGGTGGAGGTTGA
- a CDS encoding DUF1343 domain-containing protein, which produces MGRVFTGIERLLGQSPRWLRKRARVGLLVHPASVVCDLKHSAEAFVEAFPGSLKRLFGPQHGLWGEKQDNMVFSAHEAQTPWKVPAYSLYGNHLAPTEEMLQGLDVFIVDLQDVGCRVYTYGATLLGCLKACAEKGLKVLVLDRPNPIGGRNVEGNVLDTAMISFVGPHPIPMRHGLTLGELARLFVGELGLQVDLEVVPMEGWRRQMYFDQTGLPWVLPSPNLPTLHSCVVYPGQVLLEGTNLSEGRGTTRPFEIFGAPFIEPFSLKKRLDELRLPGVGFRALYFEPTHGKWAGKRCGGIQIYVLDRNDFRPYLTSLWIIYLVRALFNESLSWKHPPYEFETHRLPLDLLTGDPGIRQGLEQGLSPEELQARWEPQLEEWLNRRERYLVYGN; this is translated from the coding sequence TTGGGGCGCGTCTTCACGGGAATAGAGAGATTGCTTGGGCAATCGCCCAGATGGCTAAGAAAACGGGCCAGAGTAGGGCTCTTGGTGCACCCTGCCTCTGTGGTTTGTGACCTGAAACACTCCGCAGAAGCATTTGTGGAGGCTTTCCCTGGAAGTCTCAAGAGGCTTTTCGGTCCTCAGCACGGCCTTTGGGGAGAGAAGCAGGACAACATGGTTTTCTCGGCCCACGAGGCTCAGACACCCTGGAAAGTCCCGGCTTACAGCCTTTACGGAAATCATCTGGCTCCCACAGAAGAGATGTTGCAGGGCCTGGATGTGTTCATAGTGGATCTCCAAGACGTAGGCTGTCGCGTGTACACTTATGGGGCCACCTTACTGGGTTGTTTGAAGGCCTGCGCAGAAAAGGGCCTCAAGGTGCTTGTACTTGACAGACCCAATCCCATAGGCGGCCGGAATGTGGAGGGTAATGTGCTGGACACTGCCATGATCTCCTTTGTGGGCCCCCATCCCATTCCCATGCGCCACGGTTTGACCCTTGGGGAATTGGCCCGGCTTTTTGTGGGCGAACTGGGCTTGCAAGTGGATTTGGAGGTGGTCCCCATGGAAGGTTGGAGAAGGCAAATGTATTTTGACCAGACAGGCCTTCCTTGGGTGTTGCCTTCTCCAAACCTGCCAACCTTGCACTCCTGCGTGGTATATCCGGGTCAGGTGCTTTTGGAAGGCACAAACCTCTCTGAGGGAAGGGGCACGACCAGGCCTTTCGAGATATTCGGGGCGCCGTTCATAGAGCCCTTCTCCCTAAAGAAGAGGCTGGATGAACTCCGACTACCAGGGGTTGGCTTCCGAGCACTCTATTTTGAACCTACCCATGGCAAATGGGCGGGAAAACGTTGCGGCGGGATACAGATCTATGTCCTGGACAGAAACGATTTCAGGCCTTATCTGACTTCCCTGTGGATAATCTATTTGGTCAGGGCCCTTTTCAATGAATCTCTGAGTTGGAAACATCCTCCCTACGAGTTTGAGACCCATAGGTTGCCTTTGGATCTCTTGACAGGCGACCCGGGAATCAGACAAGGGCTGGAGCAAGGTCTGAGCCCTGAAGAGCTACAGGCCAGATGGGAGCCGCAGCTGGAAGAATGGTTGAACAGAAGGGAGAGATATCTTGTTTATGGAAACTAG
- the pth gene encoding aminoacyl-tRNA hydrolase, whose amino-acid sequence MWCIVGLGNPGPRYVWSRHNVGFRVVDRVCRAAGISLSHRERELWWGEGQWFGQRLRLAQPQTFMNLSGKAVLALRKKGCEAESLVVVHDDMDLPLGRLKFKWRGGDAGHRGVRSVLEALGDDGFLRLRIGIGRPPSGVDPVQFVLESFQDQEKELVEKVLDRALQGLEILIHKGLEEAMRVCHAPFPSEQSRTKGSVS is encoded by the coding sequence ATGTGGTGCATCGTGGGGCTTGGCAACCCGGGGCCCCGCTACGTGTGGAGCAGGCACAACGTGGGCTTCCGGGTGGTGGACAGGGTATGTCGGGCTGCTGGTATCAGCCTTTCCCATAGGGAGCGGGAGCTCTGGTGGGGGGAAGGTCAGTGGTTTGGGCAAAGGTTGAGGCTCGCCCAGCCCCAGACCTTCATGAACCTGAGCGGAAAGGCGGTGTTGGCTCTTAGGAAAAAGGGCTGTGAGGCGGAGAGTCTTGTGGTGGTCCACGATGACATGGATCTACCCTTGGGCAGACTCAAGTTCAAGTGGAGAGGAGGTGATGCGGGACACAGGGGTGTGCGTTCCGTCCTGGAAGCTCTAGGAGACGACGGGTTCCTGCGACTCAGGATTGGAATAGGCAGACCCCCTAGTGGAGTTGATCCTGTGCAGTTCGTGCTGGAGTCATTTCAAGATCAGGAGAAAGAGCTGGTGGAAAAGGTTTTGGATAGGGCTCTCCAGGGTTTGGAGATTCTGATCCACAAGGGGTTGGAAGAGGCCATGAGGGTCTGCCATGCCCCTTTTCCATCCGAGCAGAGCAGAACCAAAGGGAGCGTTTCTTAG
- a CDS encoding ribose-phosphate pyrophosphokinase — protein sequence MSEKLKLFSGNSNLELAREISECLRIPLSKAKVRTFSDGEVFVEVEENVRGTDVFVIQSTCPPVNHNIMELLIMIDALKRASSRRITAVIPYYGYARQDRKVAPRVPISAKLVADLITAAGANRVLSMDLHAGQIQGFFNIPFDHLFAAPVLLEYIRSNYQDDLVIVSPDAGGVERARAFAKRLEVSLAIIDKRREGINEARAMNIIGEVQGKRALILDDMIDTAGTLTQAAEALLGRGAREVYAACTHPVLSGPAMERIEASRITEVVVTNTIPLSQRAKTCGKIRQLSVAGLLAEAIQRIHDERSVSSLFV from the coding sequence ATGTCGGAGAAGTTAAAGCTCTTTTCGGGTAACTCCAATCTAGAGCTGGCCCGGGAGATTTCTGAGTGTCTCAGGATTCCATTGAGCAAGGCAAAGGTCAGAACCTTTAGCGACGGGGAAGTGTTTGTGGAGGTGGAGGAGAATGTCAGAGGCACGGATGTTTTCGTGATCCAGTCCACCTGTCCTCCTGTGAACCATAACATAATGGAATTGCTTATCATGATAGATGCTCTGAAACGGGCCTCCAGCAGGAGGATAACCGCTGTGATACCCTACTACGGCTATGCCCGTCAGGACCGTAAGGTGGCCCCAAGGGTGCCCATCTCGGCAAAGCTGGTGGCTGATTTGATAACAGCTGCGGGGGCCAACAGGGTCTTGTCCATGGACCTACATGCAGGGCAGATCCAGGGTTTCTTCAATATTCCATTTGACCACCTCTTTGCAGCCCCGGTGCTCCTGGAGTACATACGCAGCAACTATCAGGACGATCTGGTCATAGTTTCCCCAGATGCCGGCGGCGTGGAAAGAGCCAGAGCCTTTGCCAAGAGGCTGGAGGTGAGCCTGGCCATCATAGACAAGCGCAGAGAGGGCATCAACGAAGCCAGAGCCATGAACATCATAGGAGAGGTTCAGGGCAAAAGGGCTCTGATCTTGGACGATATGATAGACACTGCAGGCACTCTCACTCAGGCTGCAGAGGCTCTTTTGGGGCGGGGGGCCAGAGAGGTTTATGCTGCCTGCACTCACCCGGTGTTGTCAGGACCGGCCATGGAGAGGATAGAGGCTTCTCGAATAACCGAAGTGGTGGTCACCAACACCATTCCTTTGAGCCAAAGGGCCAAGACCTGCGGGAAGATAAGGCAGCTTTCCGTGGCAGGGCTCCTGGCCGAGGCCATCCAGAGAATCCACGACGAACGATCGGTGAGCTCCTTGTTCGTCTGA
- a CDS encoding DegQ family serine endoprotease, producing the protein MKLGNKKWLGLGVLVIAVMGFGLMEGVPQAWGKAFWKESEAGAAVKPSVAGLPSLADLVEGLKRTVVNIQVSKKVQTGPFPFFRGPRGERDPFRDFFERFFGDQVPKEFEQKGLGSGVVISKEGYVLTNNHVIEGADEIIVRLPDKQGEYSAKVVGADATTDLALLKIEPEKELQAATLGDSDRLRVGEWVIAIGNPFGLEHTVTAGIVSAKGRVIGSGPYDDFIQTDASINPGNSGGPLFNLQGEVVGINTAIVASGQGIGFAIPINVAKEELPQLREKGKVTRGWLGVQIQGWEPGMAQKFGLKEERGALVGRVIEGEPAEKAGIKKGDVILEVEGHRIKDTKDLLNTVARLQPGQKVKVTVWRDGKELSLTVELGERPAEGEMSSEPTPSKEDRIGLTVQEISPEIAERLGLEKAEGVLIANVKPGSPAAKAGLQRGDVIHEIERQAVKSVKDYQKALAKAGKDSVLLWIQRGKNRRYVVVHIKD; encoded by the coding sequence ATGAAGCTTGGAAATAAGAAGTGGCTGGGCTTGGGAGTCTTGGTAATAGCTGTGATGGGATTTGGGCTCATGGAAGGTGTTCCCCAGGCATGGGGTAAGGCTTTCTGGAAGGAGTCCGAAGCAGGGGCTGCTGTAAAGCCCTCTGTGGCTGGATTGCCCTCCCTGGCGGATCTGGTGGAGGGGCTAAAGCGCACCGTGGTGAACATTCAGGTGAGCAAGAAGGTCCAGACAGGGCCTTTTCCCTTTTTCCGCGGCCCCAGAGGGGAGAGGGATCCCTTTAGGGACTTCTTTGAGAGGTTCTTCGGAGACCAAGTGCCCAAAGAGTTCGAACAGAAGGGATTGGGCTCTGGGGTGGTGATAAGCAAGGAGGGCTATGTACTTACCAACAACCATGTCATAGAGGGTGCCGACGAGATAATCGTGAGGCTTCCTGACAAGCAAGGGGAGTACTCGGCCAAAGTGGTGGGCGCAGATGCCACAACGGATCTGGCACTGCTGAAAATAGAACCGGAGAAAGAGCTGCAGGCAGCCACCTTGGGAGACTCAGACAGGTTAAGGGTAGGAGAGTGGGTGATAGCCATCGGAAATCCCTTTGGGCTGGAACACACAGTCACAGCAGGCATAGTCTCGGCCAAGGGCAGAGTCATAGGCTCGGGTCCGTATGATGATTTCATACAGACGGATGCTTCCATAAATCCAGGCAACTCGGGGGGGCCCCTTTTCAATCTGCAGGGCGAGGTGGTGGGCATAAACACAGCCATAGTGGCCAGCGGGCAGGGCATCGGCTTTGCCATTCCCATAAACGTGGCCAAGGAGGAGCTTCCCCAGCTCAGGGAGAAGGGCAAGGTCACAAGGGGTTGGCTGGGGGTTCAGATTCAGGGATGGGAGCCTGGAATGGCTCAGAAGTTCGGGCTCAAGGAGGAAAGAGGGGCTCTTGTGGGAAGGGTCATAGAGGGAGAGCCAGCGGAGAAAGCAGGCATCAAGAAAGGGGATGTGATTCTGGAGGTGGAAGGCCACAGGATCAAGGACACAAAGGATCTGCTCAACACGGTAGCTAGGCTGCAGCCGGGCCAGAAGGTCAAGGTGACTGTGTGGCGGGATGGAAAGGAGTTGAGCCTCACAGTGGAGCTCGGGGAAAGACCTGCTGAAGGCGAGATGAGCTCAGAGCCTACCCCTAGCAAGGAAGACCGTATCGGATTGACTGTGCAGGAAATATCCCCTGAAATAGCAGAGCGTCTGGGCCTTGAAAAGGCAGAGGGTGTCTTGATCGCCAATGTGAAGCCAGGCAGTCCGGCTGCCAAGGCTGGGCTTCAAAGGGGGGACGTGATCCACGAAATAGAGCGCCAGGCTGTCAAGAGCGTCAAGGACTATCAAAAGGCTCTGGCCAAGGCTGGCAAGGACAGCGTGTTGCTGTGGATTCAAAGGGGGAAGAACAGGCGATACGTGGTGGTCCATATCAAGGATTGA
- a CDS encoding glycoside hydrolase family 3 N-terminal domain-containing protein, translating into MVIPQVGQLLMVGFAPHEMDEVRTLAAQGRLGGVILFQRNATKAVEVYDITRRIVSDARGGASLLVAVDQEHGRVCRIREGVTLFPGPSQLGLLNRPATTARVAKWVAKELLLLGINLNLAPVADLPEAHWCPPVLEGRSFSTDPLVCARHVAAWVRGSQEGGVASCAKHFPGHGSVVGDTHKGIQEDVSQRQRILGHHLIPFRAAVKAGAPCVMISHVVYPALDSSAPASLSRPVVEGLLRRVLGFRGVALTDDLDMGAVASRMDTLDAILEALGAGVDVALVGRNLRQGRSISHLVEELEKAVRGRHISPERVRESMERVRVFKSRWISPNHHGLSRSGSKAAAGFARRLMREVAHWGASSRE; encoded by the coding sequence ATGGTTATTCCCCAGGTAGGTCAACTCTTGATGGTAGGATTTGCTCCCCACGAGATGGATGAGGTAAGGACTCTGGCAGCCCAGGGAAGGCTTGGGGGGGTGATTCTGTTTCAGAGAAATGCAACCAAGGCTGTGGAAGTTTATGATATCACAAGGCGTATTGTCTCAGATGCAAGGGGAGGGGCCTCTCTTCTCGTAGCAGTGGACCAGGAGCATGGCAGGGTTTGCAGGATCAGGGAAGGGGTCACCCTTTTCCCGGGGCCTTCCCAGTTGGGCCTTCTCAACAGGCCTGCAACTACGGCCCGGGTGGCCAAGTGGGTGGCCAAGGAGCTTCTCTTGCTGGGCATAAATTTGAACCTGGCCCCTGTGGCTGACCTGCCAGAAGCCCATTGGTGTCCCCCGGTTTTGGAAGGCCGGAGCTTCTCCACAGACCCTCTGGTTTGCGCCCGACATGTGGCCGCCTGGGTGAGAGGTTCCCAAGAGGGGGGGGTTGCCTCTTGTGCAAAGCATTTCCCTGGGCATGGGAGCGTTGTGGGGGATACCCACAAAGGAATCCAGGAGGATGTTTCACAAAGACAAAGGATCCTTGGACATCATCTCATCCCCTTCAGGGCAGCAGTGAAGGCAGGCGCACCATGCGTGATGATATCCCATGTGGTTTACCCAGCCCTGGATTCTTCTGCCCCGGCCAGTCTTTCCCGGCCAGTCGTGGAGGGTTTGCTCAGAAGGGTCTTGGGATTCAGGGGGGTGGCCCTGACCGATGACCTGGACATGGGGGCAGTGGCCTCCCGCATGGACACCTTGGATGCAATCCTGGAAGCCCTTGGTGCAGGCGTGGATGTTGCTTTGGTTGGCAGAAACTTGAGGCAAGGCCGCAGCATAAGCCACCTGGTGGAGGAATTGGAGAAGGCAGTTCGTGGCCGCCACATATCGCCTGAGCGGGTCAGGGAATCCATGGAGAGGGTGAGAGTTTTCAAGTCCCGCTGGATTTCTCCAAACCACCACGGTTTAAGCAGGAGCGGATCTAAGGCAGCTGCTGGTTTTGCTAGGAGACTCATGAGAGAGGTGGCTCATTGGGGCGCGTCTTCACGGGAATAG
- a CDS encoding CDP-alcohol phosphatidyltransferase family protein, whose translation MIGGFVKGQLEKLGRPLFEGLYRMGISPNLLTFTGLGLSLLASALLWMGSFRVAGLFMLAGGLCDMLDGGVARVRGLENRLGAFLDSIVDRYSDLFLLTGLTLYFAGQGNVALVGLCCLAMIGTSLVPYARARAECFLPKCTVGWMERPERILVLAAGALFQVMDWAVGILALLANLTVLQRIHYCWRELPRGGGSIPLGEQGNEVAEFYGEERKAVFSQDDSRRGPDMGRQVQGSPKG comes from the coding sequence TTGATAGGAGGATTCGTCAAGGGCCAGCTGGAAAAACTGGGTAGGCCTCTGTTTGAGGGGCTTTATCGCATGGGGATTTCCCCAAACCTCCTTACCTTCACGGGCCTGGGCTTGAGCCTGTTGGCCTCTGCATTGCTTTGGATGGGCAGCTTTAGAGTAGCTGGCCTGTTCATGCTGGCCGGAGGGCTCTGTGATATGCTGGATGGGGGGGTGGCAAGGGTCCGAGGGCTGGAGAACCGTCTTGGGGCCTTTCTGGACTCCATAGTGGATCGTTATTCGGACCTGTTCCTACTTACGGGTCTGACGCTTTATTTTGCAGGACAGGGGAACGTGGCTCTGGTGGGACTGTGCTGCCTGGCCATGATTGGGACATCTCTTGTGCCCTATGCCCGGGCCAGGGCAGAGTGCTTTTTGCCCAAATGCACCGTGGGCTGGATGGAGAGACCAGAGCGCATCTTGGTGCTGGCAGCAGGAGCCCTTTTCCAGGTAATGGATTGGGCTGTTGGGATTCTGGCCCTACTGGCCAATCTGACGGTCCTGCAGAGGATCCATTACTGTTGGAGAGAGCTGCCAAGGGGGGGAGGCTCAATTCCATTGGGGGAGCAAGGCAATGAAGTGGCTGAATTTTATGGAGAAGAAAGAAAAGCTGTTTTCTCCCAAGACGACTCCAGAAGAGGCCCGGATATGGGGAGACAGGTTCAGGGAAGCCCAAAGGGTTAA